The Camelina sativa cultivar DH55 chromosome 14, Cs, whole genome shotgun sequence genome includes a window with the following:
- the LOC104743819 gene encoding putative pumilio homolog 10: MNMWSRPEETFRVDPGDFVFRPRAVHEFSRFDDQNLSEASSARQGFPQNKNLHGVSSQAELRFPGFQDSFEVSQSLVTMEDDPKMTTVLPPSLASMVMRYGFVYLMTKDQIGSRVLQKLADQGAFLDCHVIFLEIIDHVTELSKDPFGNYFVQKILQVCDEDLRTLIVRVLTLKPVEFIKICLNTYGTRVIQKWIETMKTRQQIALVKSGLKPGFLPLDKDLNGSHVIRSCLQFLGPNDNKFVLEAATKYCTEIAPLLHGCCVLQCCLSNSVGPQRERLIAEISRDLLHLSQDQFGNYVVQCLIEQQDSPVKLLDQFKTHYVELATQKFSSHVIEKCLTKYPESRAEIVNELLSFPNFEDLLQDPYGNYVIQKALSVTKGAVRARLVEKVNRFGRLKSSPYCKKIFSKNIFKK, translated from the exons ATGAATATGTGGAGCAGACCCGAAGAGACGTTCCGGGTCGACCCGGGTGATTTTGTGTTTAGACCTAGAGCTGTTCATGAGTTTTCTAGGTTCGACGACCAGAATCTGAGTGAAGCTTCCTCTGCTCGCCAAGGCTTTccgcaaaacaaaaacttgcaTGGAGTCTCTTCTCAAGCAGAGCTTAGATTTCCTGGCTTTCAAGATTCCTTTGAAGTTTCTCAATCCCTAGTCACTATGGAAG ATGATCCAAAGATGACGACTGTTTTGCCTCCTAGTCTTGCGTCCATGGTTATGCGTTACGGATTTGTGTACTTAATGACCAAGGATCAGATTGGTAGTCGAGTTCTGCAGAAATTGGCTGATCAAGGAGCGTTTCTTGATTGCCACGTTATATTCCTTGAAATCATTGACCATGTCACTGAACTCTCTAAGGATCCATTTGGAAACTACTTCGTTCAGAAAATATTACAAGTTTGTGATGAAGACCTTAGAACACTGATTGTGAGAGTGTTGACCTTAAAACCAGTGGAGTTCATCAAGATCTGTCTCAATACTTATGG AACAAGGGTTATACAGAAGTGGATTGAAACTATGAAAACAAGACAGCAGATTGCATTAGTGAAGTCTGGACTCAAACCGGGCTTCCTCCCCCTAGATAAAGATCTGAATGGAAGCCATGTCATTCGGAGTTGTTTGCAATTTCTGGGCCCTAACGACAACAAG TTTGTGTTGGAAGCAGCTACAAAGTATTGTACTGAGATTGCACCTCTTCTCCACGGATGCTGTGTGCTTCAGTGTTGCCTTTCAAACTCTGTTGGACCGCAACGTGAGAGACTCATCGCTGAGATATCAAGAGACTTACTTCATCTTTCACAGGATCAGTTTGG GAACTATGTGGTACAATGCCTAATAGAGCAACAAGATTCTCCAGTGAAGTTGCTGGATCAGTTTAAAACGCATTACGTCGAGCTAGCGACTCAGAAGTTTAGTAGCCATGTGATAGAGAAGTGTCTAACTAAGTATCCAGAGAGCCGAGCTGAGATTGTCAACGAGCTCCTCTCTTTTCCAAACTTTGAAGATCTTCTGCAGGATCCATATGGAAACTATGTGATCCAAAAAGCTCTCTCTGTAACCAAG GGAGCTGTACGAGCTAGATTGGTAGAGAAAGTTAATCGGTTTGGGAGACTAAAGTCGAGTCCTTATTGCAAGAAGATATTCTCCAAAAACATTTTCAAGAAGTGA